The following DNA comes from Candidatus Binataceae bacterium.
GCACACCACCACCGCGCAGTTGAACAGCAGGTGGTCCGCACGCACCGGCATGCCGACCACCGCCACCAAGTTCGCCTCGCGCGAGGCGGCCACCACCTCGCGCAGGGCGTCTTCAGTTGCATCCAGTAAGGCGCGCTGCTGGAACAAGTCATCGCAAGTGTAGGTAGAGAGACCCAGCTCGGGGAAGAGCGCCAGCAGCGCGCCGCTCTCGGCGGCGCGCTCCATCAACGCGATGGTAGCGCGGGAATTGAAGATGGGGTCCGCCACGCGCACCGGGGGAATTCCGACTGCGACCCGAACGAAGTCGTGGTTATAGAGGTTGAAGAAATTGTCGCCCCGCTTCACGCTGCGCCCTTAAGCCGGCCCCGCGAGCGAGCCGGGACTTTGCGTATTTTAGACACAAAGCTCCCAACCTGTCATCGCCTGGTGCAGGCTCCCGTTCCTCAGCGGGAGTGGTCGGCGATGAACTGCAGAATCAGATTCCGAAGTTCGGCGCCGTGCGCGCCGCGGAGCATTTCGGTCCCGTGTTCATGGCCAGGATAGATTTTGAGCGCCTTTTTGGCAGTCGCGTGCTCGTAGAGAATTGCGGAATTACCAGCCACGAATGGATCGTCGCTGGTCTCCACGAACAAGATCGGCGCCTTTACCTCTGCATCCGCGTCGTACACGTTGAGTCCCCCAAACTCAACCGGCGTGGACAGTAAGATGAGTCCGGTGACCGGGTACTGGGAGGCGAGCGCAAGCGCCGCATCCGCGCCCATGCTTGCCCCCGCGACGAACAGGTGCTTCACCCGCGGACGCAGGAAGTCATAGGCCGCTTTGAGATCCACGGGGGAAGCGGGAACGTGCACAATCAGCCCCGATTCGGGAAAGCCCCTAAAATCGAAGGTCAGCGCACAATAGCCATGCGCGGCAAGGATCATTGCGAAGTCGGTCCAACCGGTCTGATCACCGTTGTATTGATGTGCCAGTATCACGCCCGTATCGCCCCCGCCGTAGAGATGGGCGCCCAGCGTCAGTCCATCGGCGGTCTTAAGCTGCACTGGAGTTCCAGTGACCGCGTCAGGCGGCATGACCGGGTTGGCAGCAGAAACGTCCGCGGCGGCAGAGGTGCGACTCGCGGGTACCGTTCCAAGAGCGGCGGTGGTTGCGAGTGCCACGAGCGCGCCGATGCTGACCGCGTTGCGCAGTGGCATCAGATCGCAAGTCTCTTCCTGATGGCGGCGATGATCTGAGCGGGCGGATCCGCGACGTCAATCGTGATCGCATCACGAGGTTCTTCCAGTGCTTCGAATTGACTCGGTAAAAGAGAACTCGGCATGAAATGACCTTTCCGTTTTCCAAGCCGTGCCTTGATAAGCTTGGGCGATCCCTTCAGATATACGACTCGCACCTGCCTGGCGTCGGTGACGATTGCTTGGCGGTATGAACGTTTGAGAGCGGAGCAGGCGATAACCGCGTCGACTCCGTCGGCGAGGCATTGCTCGATCAGCCGGCGGATGCGGTGGAGCCACGGCAGCCGGTCGGCGTCGGTGAGCGCAATCCCGCGAGTCATCTTGCTGCGGTTGGCCGCGGAATGCAGATCGTCACCCTCGTAGAACCGCCACTGAAGCGCCTCCGCAAGCATGGCGCCGATGGTGGTTTTGCCGGACCCAGACACTCCCATCAAAACGAGGATCATCGCAGGCAACATTCTCCCGCTCGGCTTTGCTAACCTACACACACTAGTTGCACAAACAGCTCGTGGGTGTTCTTTGGTTTACCCCAGTGAACGGAGCATCTTGTGACCTCGATTTCCAGTCGTGGTCGTCGGGCGTTGG
Coding sequences within:
- a CDS encoding gluconokinase encodes the protein MILVLMGVSGSGKTTIGAMLAEALQWRFYEGDDLHSAANRSKMTRGIALTDADRLPWLHRIRRLIEQCLADGVDAVIACSALKRSYRQAIVTDARQVRVVYLKGSPKLIKARLGKRKGHFMPSSLLPSQFEALEEPRDAITIDVADPPAQIIAAIRKRLAI
- a CDS encoding alpha/beta hydrolase; translated protein: MPLRNAVSIGALVALATTAALGTVPASRTSAAADVSAANPVMPPDAVTGTPVQLKTADGLTLGAHLYGGGDTGVILAHQYNGDQTGWTDFAMILAAHGYCALTFDFRGFPESGLIVHVPASPVDLKAAYDFLRPRVKHLFVAGASMGADAALALASQYPVTGLILLSTPVEFGGLNVYDADAEVKAPILFVETSDDPFVAGNSAILYEHATAKKALKIYPGHEHGTEMLRGAHGAELRNLILQFIADHSR